The Streptomyces sp. NBC_01244 genome contains a region encoding:
- a CDS encoding DUF6629 family protein — MCWSATADLTAGTVITAVGIVCLVRTRRARDLPVAALPLILGAHQLTEAAVWNSGGGCGPATTAWAVIALPLLPVWVPLGVLLAAAPELRPRLRLPAAAGLATGAYLSYCLATRPVSAEIRGHTLGYGVDIPWMPLALAGYLFATLGALLLSGDHRLRLLGLLLTAGALVCAALWRLEFASTWCAFAAAASTLILVWTGDRARSPSVREDAARGAPGL; from the coding sequence ATGTGCTGGAGCGCGACGGCCGATCTGACGGCGGGCACGGTCATCACCGCCGTCGGGATCGTCTGCCTGGTCCGGACCCGGCGCGCCCGGGACCTGCCCGTCGCCGCACTCCCGCTGATCCTGGGCGCGCACCAGCTGACCGAAGCCGCCGTCTGGAACTCCGGCGGCGGCTGCGGCCCGGCCACCACCGCCTGGGCGGTGATCGCCCTCCCGCTGCTGCCCGTATGGGTGCCGCTCGGAGTCCTGCTCGCCGCCGCGCCCGAGCTCAGGCCCCGGCTGCGCCTGCCGGCCGCCGCCGGACTCGCCACCGGCGCGTACCTCTCGTACTGCCTCGCGACCCGCCCGGTGAGCGCCGAGATCCGCGGCCACACCCTCGGATACGGCGTGGACATTCCGTGGATGCCCCTGGCCCTCGCGGGCTATCTGTTCGCCACGCTCGGCGCCCTGCTCCTCTCGGGGGATCACCGACTGCGCCTGCTCGGCCTGCTCCTGACGGCCGGGGCCCTCGTCTGCGCCGCGCTGTGGAGGCTGGAGTTCGCTTCGACCTGGTGCGCCTTCGCGGCGGCCGCCTCGACGCTGATCCTGGTCTGGACCGGCGACCGTGCGCGTTCCCCTTCTGTACGCGAGGACGCCGCCCGGGGTGCGCCGGGCCTGTAA
- a CDS encoding NAD(P)H-dependent amine dehydrogenase family protein, which produces MISTVVWGTGNVGRLAIRAVEAHPALKLAAVIVHNPEKVGRDAGELGELDYETGVLATDDIAAVLAARPQAVVYAASGDIRPDDALADITRAIRSGAVVVSPALYPLYDYRSAPPEFLDPVTAAVAEGGGSLFASGVDPGWGNDVLPLLLSGLGTRIDVIRCQEIFDYSTYDQPDSVRHLIGMGQPMDYEPMMLMPSIPTMVWGGQIRMMARALGVELDDIRETVERRALDTTVTTRTMGEFEGGTQGAIRFEVQGIVEGEPRIVIEHVTRIHASCAPDWPTPPDGGDGAHRVIIEGRPHIEVTIEATDEGENRSAGGNATAVGRLVGAIDWLVEAEPGLYDALDVPLRPAVGKLGRKLS; this is translated from the coding sequence ATGATTTCCACGGTTGTCTGGGGTACCGGCAACGTCGGCCGTTTGGCCATCCGTGCCGTAGAGGCCCATCCGGCGCTGAAGTTGGCCGCCGTCATCGTCCACAATCCAGAAAAGGTCGGCCGCGACGCCGGTGAACTCGGCGAACTCGACTACGAGACGGGCGTCCTGGCCACCGACGACATAGCGGCGGTCCTCGCCGCCCGTCCGCAGGCGGTGGTCTACGCGGCGTCCGGCGACATCCGCCCCGACGACGCGCTCGCCGACATCACCCGGGCGATCCGCTCCGGGGCCGTCGTCGTGAGCCCCGCCCTCTATCCGCTCTACGACTACCGCAGCGCACCACCGGAGTTCCTCGACCCGGTGACCGCCGCGGTCGCGGAGGGCGGCGGCTCGCTCTTCGCCTCCGGCGTCGACCCCGGCTGGGGCAACGACGTACTCCCGCTGCTGCTCAGCGGGCTCGGCACCCGGATCGACGTCATTCGCTGCCAGGAGATCTTCGACTACTCCACCTACGACCAGCCGGACTCCGTCCGCCACCTCATCGGCATGGGCCAGCCCATGGACTACGAGCCGATGATGCTCATGCCGTCCATCCCGACCATGGTGTGGGGCGGGCAGATCCGGATGATGGCCCGGGCGCTCGGCGTCGAACTCGACGACATCCGCGAGACCGTGGAGCGCCGCGCCCTCGACACCACCGTCACCACGCGCACGATGGGGGAGTTCGAGGGAGGCACCCAGGGCGCGATCCGGTTCGAGGTGCAGGGGATCGTCGAGGGCGAACCCCGCATCGTCATCGAGCACGTCACCCGCATCCACGCCTCCTGCGCCCCCGACTGGCCGACCCCGCCCGACGGCGGCGACGGCGCCCACCGGGTGATCATCGAGGGCCGCCCGCACATCGAGGTCACCATCGAGGCCACCGACGAGGGCGAGAACCGCTCCGCCGGAGGCAACGCCACCGCGGTCGGACGCCTCGTAGGAGCCATCGACTGGCTGGTGGAGGCCGAACCGGGGCTCTACGACGCCCTGGACGTCCCCCTGCGCCCCGCCGTCGGCAAACTCGGAAGGAAACTGTCATGA
- a CDS encoding carboxymuconolactone decarboxylase family protein — MRIDIPEGQHPIEYVWGDLVPGIGMAAANFSLSVYAHTTLGLREFEAARLRVAQINGCVFCLDWRTDRDGEKVEDEFPEAVTDWRTTDRFDERTRLAAEYAERYCLDHHGLDEEFWERMTARFSQVEIVELTMSIGSWLAFGRLNHVLGLDSVCVLPGH, encoded by the coding sequence ATGAGGATCGACATACCCGAAGGTCAGCACCCCATCGAGTACGTGTGGGGCGATCTGGTGCCCGGCATCGGCATGGCCGCCGCCAACTTTTCGCTGTCGGTGTACGCCCACACCACCCTGGGGCTGCGGGAGTTCGAAGCGGCGCGGCTGCGCGTCGCGCAGATCAACGGCTGCGTCTTCTGCCTGGACTGGCGCACCGACCGGGACGGAGAGAAGGTCGAGGACGAGTTCCCCGAGGCCGTCACCGACTGGCGCACCACGGACCGCTTCGACGAGCGCACCCGGCTCGCGGCGGAGTACGCCGAGCGGTACTGCCTGGACCACCACGGCCTGGACGAGGAGTTCTGGGAGCGGATGACGGCCCGCTTCAGCCAGGTGGAGATCGTGGAGCTGACGATGAGCATCGGCTCCTGGCTGGCCTTCGGCCGGCTCAACCACGTGCTCGGACTCGACAGCGTCTGCGTGCTGCCGGGCCACTGA
- a CDS encoding GMC oxidoreductase produces MSDKGLHKTNQNGVSRRGFLGRTGSILGAMALAGQIAPSQAQAATAGAAAAGPIGNGAHVPALVIGTGYGGSVAALRLAQAGVDVHMIEMGMAWDTPGSDGKIFCNTTTPDYRAYWLRTKTKAPLSNFLGFPIDKAVPRYTGILDAEEMGGIIVYQGRGVGGGSLVNGGMAVTPKRANFGAVLPTVNADEMYDTYYPRANAGLGVSLIDPAWFESVDCYQFSRVGRKHAQRAGFPFVFVPDVYDWEYMKKEAAGTVPKSAVAGEILYGNNAGKKSLQQTYIAQAKATGKVTISPLHKVTSVSPASGGGYTVVIDQINTTGDTVGTKTVVADKVFFAAGSVGTSKLLVRLKATGALPNLNNEIGKGWGDNGNVMCGRANHMWDATGKVQASIPCGGIDNWDAGGAFAEVAPLPTGIETYASFYLSITKNPNRAEFTYNASTGGVELNWQTTWKAPSIAMAKTIFDKINSKEGTIYRTDLFGTNKIWGDHLTYHPLGGAILDKATDNYGRLHGYTGLYVIDGALIPGNTSVNPFVTITALAERNIEKIIATDL; encoded by the coding sequence ATGAGCGACAAAGGCCTGCACAAAACGAACCAGAACGGCGTCTCGCGTCGAGGATTTCTCGGTAGAACGGGTTCCATCCTGGGCGCAATGGCCCTTGCCGGTCAGATCGCCCCGTCCCAGGCCCAGGCCGCCACGGCCGGCGCGGCCGCCGCCGGCCCCATCGGCAACGGGGCGCACGTACCGGCCCTCGTGATCGGTACCGGGTACGGCGGTTCCGTCGCCGCCCTGCGGCTCGCCCAGGCCGGCGTGGACGTCCACATGATCGAAATGGGCATGGCCTGGGACACCCCCGGCTCGGACGGCAAGATCTTCTGCAACACGACCACCCCGGACTACCGCGCCTACTGGCTCCGCACCAAGACCAAAGCGCCGCTGAGCAACTTCCTGGGCTTCCCCATCGACAAGGCCGTCCCGCGCTACACCGGCATCCTGGACGCCGAGGAAATGGGCGGGATCATCGTCTACCAGGGCCGCGGCGTCGGCGGCGGCTCGCTGGTCAACGGCGGTATGGCGGTCACCCCGAAGCGCGCGAACTTCGGCGCCGTCCTGCCGACCGTGAACGCGGACGAGATGTACGACACCTACTACCCGCGCGCCAACGCGGGCCTCGGGGTCAGCCTGATCGACCCGGCCTGGTTCGAAAGCGTCGACTGCTACCAGTTCTCGCGCGTCGGCCGCAAGCACGCCCAGCGCGCCGGCTTCCCCTTCGTCTTCGTCCCCGACGTATACGACTGGGAGTACATGAAGAAGGAGGCGGCCGGAACCGTCCCCAAGTCCGCCGTCGCCGGCGAGATCCTGTACGGCAACAACGCCGGCAAGAAGTCCCTCCAGCAGACCTACATCGCCCAGGCCAAGGCCACAGGCAAGGTCACCATCTCGCCCCTGCACAAGGTGACTTCGGTCTCCCCCGCCTCCGGCGGCGGGTACACGGTCGTCATCGACCAGATCAACACCACGGGCGACACCGTCGGCACGAAGACCGTCGTCGCGGACAAGGTGTTCTTCGCGGCCGGCAGCGTCGGCACCAGCAAACTGCTCGTCCGGCTCAAGGCCACCGGCGCCCTGCCCAACCTGAACAACGAGATCGGCAAGGGCTGGGGCGACAACGGCAACGTCATGTGCGGCCGCGCCAACCACATGTGGGACGCGACCGGCAAGGTGCAGGCCTCCATCCCCTGCGGCGGCATCGACAACTGGGACGCGGGCGGCGCGTTCGCCGAGGTGGCGCCGCTGCCGACCGGCATCGAGACGTACGCCTCGTTCTACCTGTCGATCACGAAGAACCCGAACCGCGCGGAGTTCACGTACAACGCCTCGACGGGCGGGGTCGAGCTGAACTGGCAGACGACGTGGAAGGCGCCGTCCATCGCCATGGCGAAGACCATCTTCGACAAGATCAACTCGAAGGAGGGGACGATCTACCGGACCGATCTCTTCGGCACCAACAAGATCTGGGGAGACCACCTCACCTACCACCCGCTCGGCGGGGCGATCCTGGACAAGGCCACCGACAACTACGGCCGTCTGCACGGCTACACCGGCCTGTACGTCATCGACGGCGCGCTGATCCCCGGCAACACCAGCGTCAACCCGTTCGTCACCATCACGGCGCTCGCCGAGCGCAACATCGAGAAGATCATCGCCACCGACCTGTAA